The proteins below come from a single Natrinema sp. SYSU A 869 genomic window:
- a CDS encoding HAD family hydrolase, with product MPQAVVFDLDYTLAVPRRDRATILEEATTATGAPSLTRESYLEAHRRNLTSETREPIFADLLKDSESDADPAAVATAYRETISEDLEPLPGVEAMLAGLHGKYRVGLLTNGPVRAQRDKLETLGWTDAFDAALVTGELEAGKPDPRAFEAIVGELGVDPADAVYVGDEIEADVRGATEAGLRAIQVLLEDGPGPDPRAVAHVEQTEIAALLPEIVADLE from the coding sequence ATGCCACAAGCGGTCGTCTTCGATCTCGATTACACGCTCGCCGTCCCCCGACGGGATCGAGCGACCATCCTCGAGGAGGCCACGACCGCAACGGGTGCGCCCTCGCTGACGCGCGAGTCGTACCTCGAAGCACACCGACGAAATCTCACTAGTGAAACGCGCGAGCCGATTTTCGCCGACCTGCTCAAAGACAGCGAAAGCGACGCCGACCCGGCTGCCGTCGCGACGGCCTACCGCGAGACGATTTCCGAGGACCTCGAGCCGCTACCGGGCGTCGAGGCCATGCTCGCCGGCCTGCATGGCAAGTATCGGGTCGGCCTGCTCACCAACGGCCCCGTCCGCGCCCAGCGGGACAAACTCGAGACGCTGGGCTGGACGGATGCCTTCGACGCCGCGCTCGTAACGGGCGAACTCGAGGCTGGCAAACCCGATCCGCGGGCGTTCGAGGCAATCGTCGGCGAACTCGGCGTTGACCCCGCCGATGCGGTCTATGTCGGCGACGAGATCGAAGCCGACGTTCGGGGCGCAACCGAGGCCGGACTGCGAGCGATTCAGGTGCTGCTCGAGGACGGACCCGGACCCGATCCCCGCGCCGTCGCCCACGTCGAGCAGACCGAGATCGCGGCTCTGCTTCCGGAGATCGTCGCGGATCTCGAGTGA